A portion of the Staphylococcus felis genome contains these proteins:
- the dnaA gene encoding chromosomal replication initiator protein DnaA: protein MSEQEIWENVLKLCQEGITKVSYDTWLKDTTLHALSNDEAIVITPQLFVSQWLASNYTDLIRDFLKRVTNKHIENIRFVTEDDLDDLESHKVNEQQLPPVETATSSEQFNTNNTFETFVIGPGNRFPHAASLAVAESPANAYNPLFIYGGVGLGKTHLMHAIGHYVLENNPNARVLYTSSEKFTNEFIQSIRNNDTESFREKYRNIDILLIDDIQFIQKKEQTQEEFFHTFNDLHQNKKQIVISSDRPPKEISTLEERLKSRFQWGLIVDITPPDFETRMAILQKKTEEENLDIPIEALTYIANQIQTNIRELEGALTRVLAYSKLQGKPITTELTADALKDIIQVTKSKKITIQDIQKVVGEYYSVRIEDFVAKKRTKSIAYPRQIAMYLSRELTDFSLPKIGEEFGGRDHTTVIHAYDKIKKDIENDPTLKQEIEELEKNIRS, encoded by the coding sequence ATGTCTGAACAAGAAATCTGGGAAAATGTTCTTAAATTATGTCAAGAAGGCATTACAAAAGTTTCATATGACACTTGGCTCAAAGATACAACACTTCATGCTTTATCTAATGATGAGGCTATCGTTATTACACCTCAATTATTCGTATCACAATGGTTAGCATCCAATTATACGGATTTAATACGAGATTTTCTCAAAAGGGTGACTAATAAACATATCGAAAATATAAGATTCGTTACTGAAGATGACCTTGATGATCTTGAATCTCACAAAGTAAACGAGCAACAGTTACCACCTGTTGAAACCGCAACCTCAAGTGAGCAATTCAATACCAATAATACATTCGAAACATTTGTCATCGGACCAGGTAATCGATTCCCTCATGCTGCAAGTCTAGCTGTAGCAGAGTCTCCTGCCAATGCTTATAATCCTTTATTTATTTATGGAGGCGTAGGATTGGGCAAAACACATTTAATGCATGCGATTGGTCATTACGTTCTTGAAAACAATCCAAATGCACGTGTACTGTACACTTCAAGTGAAAAATTTACAAACGAATTCATCCAATCGATACGTAATAATGATACTGAATCATTTCGTGAAAAATATCGCAATATCGATATTCTATTAATTGATGATATTCAATTCATCCAGAAAAAAGAACAAACACAAGAAGAATTTTTCCATACATTCAATGATTTACATCAAAATAAGAAGCAAATTGTCATCTCAAGTGACCGACCACCAAAAGAAATCTCCACATTAGAAGAACGTCTTAAATCACGTTTCCAATGGGGACTTATTGTAGATATTACACCACCAGACTTCGAAACACGTATGGCCATTTTACAAAAGAAAACTGAAGAAGAAAATCTAGATATTCCTATTGAAGCATTGACTTACATTGCGAATCAAATTCAAACAAACATTCGTGAACTTGAAGGCGCCTTAACACGTGTATTAGCGTATTCAAAATTACAAGGCAAACCTATCACAACCGAACTCACAGCAGATGCATTAAAAGATATCATTCAAGTCACGAAATCTAAAAAAATTACAATTCAAGATATTCAAAAAGTCGTTGGCGAATATTATAGTGTACGCATTGAGGACTTTGTTGCTAAAAAACGTACAAAATCCATTGCATATCCTAGACAAATCGCAATGTACTTATCTCGAGAATTAACAGATTTTTCTTTACCTAAAATTGGTGAAGAATTTGGCGGACGAGATCATACAACTGTTATCCATGCATATGATAAAATAAAAAAGGATATCGAAAATGATCCAACACTAAAACAAGAAATTGAAGAACTGGAAAAAAATATTCGAAGTTAA